A stretch of Lodderomyces beijingensis strain CBS 14171 genome assembly, chromosome: 8 DNA encodes these proteins:
- a CDS encoding 60S ribosomal protein uL10 encodes MGGTRDKKVQYFSKLRELLEEYKSIFVVGVDNVSSQQMHEIRKALRNDAVVLMGKNTMVRRAIRGFLSELPDYEKLLPFVKGNVGFIFTNADLKTIRDTITANVVAAPARAGAVAPADVWIPAGNTGMEPGKTSFFQALGVPTKIARGTIEIVSDVKVVEKDGKVGPSEATLLNMLNISPFTYGMTVVQVYDNGQVFPSSILDITDDELISHFVSAINAIASISLAVGYPTLPSVGHSLINNYKNVLALSIATDYTFEGSEAIKDRLANPEAYAAAAPVAAAAGGAEESAAAEAAPEEDAEESDEDMGFGLFD; translated from the coding sequence ATGGGTGGTACTAGAGATAAAAAAGTTCAATActtctccaagttgagaGAGTTGTTAGAAGAATACAAGTCAATCTtcgttgttggagttgacaatGTTTCTTCTCAACAGATGCACGAGATCAGAAAGGCCTTGAGAAACGATGCCGTTGTGTTGATGGGTAAAAACACCATGGTTAGAAGAGCCATCAGAGGATTCCTTTCCGAATTGCCAGACTATGAAAAATTGTTGCCATTTGTTAAAGGTAACGTTGGtttcatcttcaccaaTGCCGATTTGAAAACCATTAGAGACACCATCACCGCCaacgttgttgctgctccAGCCAGAGCCGGTGCCGTTGCTCCTGCCGACGTTTGGATCCCAGCCGGTAACACCGGTATGGAGCCAGGTAAGACCTCCTTCTTCCAAGCCTTGGGTGTTCCAACCAAGATTGCCAGAGGTACCATTGAAATTGTTTCCGACGTCaaggttgttgaaaaggACGGTAAGGTCGGTCCTTCCGAAGCtaccttgttgaacatgTTGAACATTTCTCCATTCACCTACGGTATGACTGTTGTCCAAGTCTACGACAATGGCCAAGTCTTCCCATCATCGATCTTGGACATCACcgacgacgagttgattTCCCACTTTGTCAGCGCCATCAACGCCATTGCCTCCATCTCCTTGGCTGTTGGCTACCCAACCTTGCCATCAGTTGGTCACTCTTtaatcaacaactacaagaaCGTCTTGGCCTTGTCGATTGCTACCGACTACACTTTTGAAGGTTCCGAGGCCATCAAGGACAGATTGGCAAACCCAGAAGCTtacgctgctgctgctccagttgctgctgctgcaggTGGTGCCGAAGAATCTGCTGCCGCCGAAGCTGCTCCAGAAGAAGACGCTGAAGAGTCTGATGAGGATATGGGATTCGGTTTATTCGATTAA